The DNA segment AAGCGGCAACGTCCCGCCGCTGTCCGGCCTGATCCGGGGTTAAATTTCCCTCCACCCGTTGCGCCCACGGTCTATCCGGCGCATACAGGTGGTAGGTCAGTGGGAAACGCCCGATCCCCATGCAGATTTACCTGCCCATCGCCGAACTCTCCATCAACGTCTTCCTGATCCTGGGACTGGGCGGCGGTGTGGGATTCCTGTCGGGCATGTTCGGTGTCGGCGGCGGGTTCCTGCTGACGCCACTGCTGATCTTCGTCGGCATTCCGCCGGCTGTCGCAGTCGGCACGCAGGCGAATCAGATCCTGGCCTCCTCCGTCTCCGGCGTCATCGCCCATTGGCGGCGCGGCGGCGTCGATTTCAAGATGGGCGCGGTGCTGATGTCCGGCGGCGTGCTCGGCTCGGGCGTTGGCATGGTGATCTTCGATCTGCTGCGCTCGCTCGGGCAGGTCGAGCTGCTGATCTCGCTCAGCTACGTGATCTTCCTCGGCACCGTCGGCGGGCTGATGATGAACGAAAGCGTGCGGGCCATCCTGCGCGCCCGGCGCGGCATGCCGCTGCCCAAGCGCCGCCGGCACGATGATCTGGCGCACCGGCTGCCGTGGAAGATGCGCTTCCGCAAGTCCAAGCTCTACATCAGCGTCATCCCGCCCATCGCCATCGGCTTCTTCACCGGCGTGCTGTCGGCCATCATGGGCGTCGGCGGCGGCTTCATCATGATCCCGGCGATGATCTACATCCTTGGCATGGCGACCAGCGTCGTCATTGGCACCTCGCTATTCCAGATCATCTTCGTCACCGCCACCGTTACCCTGCTGCACGCCACCACCACCTACACGGTCGACGTGATGCTGGCGCTAATCCTGGTGGCGGGCGGTGTCATCGGGGCTCAGTTCGGGGCGCGGGCCGGCATGAAGCTGAAGGGCGAACATTTGCGCGCCCTGCTGGCGCTGGCGGTGATCACGGTGTGCCTCGGGCTTGCCTGGGGCCTCGTGGCCACGCCCAGCCACAGATACTTCGTCTCGACTCTGGTGGATGCCGAATGATCCGCTGGCTCGCCGTCCTGCTGTTGATGCTGTCGCCGGCCCCGGCGCTCGCCGTGTCGCTCGCCACCGACCTGTCGAGCCGCGAGATCGCCATCACGTCGAGCTTCAACGGCACCAGCCTGCTGTTGTTCGGGTCGAAGAACGCCGGGCGCGGCGCGGGCGATGTCGACATCATCGCCGTGGTCCATGGCCCCGAACAGCCCATGACCATCTACCGCAAGCAGCGGGTCGCCGGCATCTGGGTCAACAGCCGGCCGGTGCGGTTCCACAACGTGCCGGGCTTCTACGCCATCGCCAGCAATCGGCCGCTCGAAGAGATCGCCGACGCCGACTATCTGCGGCGCGAGAATATAGGTCCGACCAATCTGGTGCTGCTGTCGGTCGAGGATGTGGGTCTCGATGAACTCGCCGATCTGCGCCGGGCCATCGTCGACGACCGCCGCCGCGCGGGCATGTACATCGCCGAGAATGACGCGGTCACGTTCCCGGCGGGCGACCTGTTCCGCGCCAACATCTTCTTTCCTGCCCGCGTGCCTGTCGGCGACTACCGGGTCATCGTGCGGATGATGCGCGACGGGCGCGAGATCGGGCGCACCACCACCGTCGTCACCGTGGGCAAGCAGGGGCTGGAACAGTGGATTTACACCACGGCGCACAGCCAGCCGCTCGCCTACGGGCTGGCCGCGATCCTGATCGCCGTCGCGGCGGGCTGGACCGCGGCCCTGGTATTCCGCCCCCGCTAGGCCCCGCCAGCGCCCCGCTGAGCCCACAATTCCACTTAAAGTGATTTCTGAACAACGGGAACCCGACCGTTCAGGAAGCGTTCAGGTTTCCAGCATCATTGTTCAACGTGACGAGGGCACGGAATCCCTAGGTTCCACGATCCAATCGGGGTGACGATGTCGAGAGCTACTTTTGTTGCAGACGAGAATTTGGGCCGGTTCCTGAAGGAAATGCGGCGCTTCAATGTTCTCGATGCCCAGACCGAACAGGAACTGGCCCTGGCATGGCAGCGCGAGCGCTGCCCGCACGCGGCCGAACAGCTGGTCGGCAGTCACCTTCGCCTGGTGGTGAAGGTCGCCAAGAGCTTTCGCGGCTATGGCCTGCCGCTGGGCGAGCTCGTCGCGGAGGGCAATGTTGGGCTGATGCAGGCCATCGACCGCTTCGAGCCGGAACGCGGCTTCCGCCTGTCCACCTATGCCCTCTGGTGGATCCGCGCGACCATCCAGGAATACGTGCTCCGGTCGTGGTCCATGGTCAAGCTTGGCACCACCTCGGCCCAGAAGAAGCTTTTCTTCAATTTGCGGCG comes from the Iodidimonas sp. SYSU 1G8 genome and includes:
- a CDS encoding sulfite exporter TauE/SafE family protein, translated to MQIYLPIAELSINVFLILGLGGGVGFLSGMFGVGGGFLLTPLLIFVGIPPAVAVGTQANQILASSVSGVIAHWRRGGVDFKMGAVLMSGGVLGSGVGMVIFDLLRSLGQVELLISLSYVIFLGTVGGLMMNESVRAILRARRGMPLPKRRRHDDLAHRLPWKMRFRKSKLYISVIPPIAIGFFTGVLSAIMGVGGGFIMIPAMIYILGMATSVVIGTSLFQIIFVTATVTLLHATTTYTVDVMLALILVAGGVIGAQFGARAGMKLKGEHLRALLALAVITVCLGLAWGLVATPSHRYFVSTLVDAE
- a CDS encoding TIGR02186 family protein — translated: MIRWLAVLLLMLSPAPALAVSLATDLSSREIAITSSFNGTSLLLFGSKNAGRGAGDVDIIAVVHGPEQPMTIYRKQRVAGIWVNSRPVRFHNVPGFYAIASNRPLEEIADADYLRRENIGPTNLVLLSVEDVGLDELADLRRAIVDDRRRAGMYIAENDAVTFPAGDLFRANIFFPARVPVGDYRVIVRMMRDGREIGRTTTVVTVGKQGLEQWIYTTAHSQPLAYGLAAILIAVAAGWTAALVFRPR